The Strigops habroptila isolate Jane chromosome 13 unlocalized genomic scaffold, bStrHab1.2.pri S16, whole genome shotgun sequence genomic interval ATGAGGACGTCCCCACAGCGCATCGCAGGATCCTGCTTTGATGTGCCTCTTTGGAAGGGAAGGTAACGTACAGCTCATGCAGCGAGTGCCCGCTTGTCGATGCcagctgggaagaaagcagTCGCCTTCCCAGCCCTCGCAGTGCCCAAGTCCTGCTCTCCGCTGTGGCCGGGCCACTCCAGGCCCCTGAGGCATGGCTGCTGGGTCACCCAGCTGTGGGGAAGCCCTGTTGTTGTGTCCATCAGCATCCGTGCCAGCTTGCTGCACTGCGGTCCTGGTGGCGGCGCTGACGTGcaccatccctgccctgctcccaggccGGCTTAGAGCTTGAAGGGCTCAGATCGCTGCAGCGGTGACATTGCCGTGTGGCACTGGCGTGTCCTGGGTCCGGCTGGTTGCCGAAACGCTGAAAGGAGATGGCCCCCAATTTTTGCCATCTGCTCAAAAGCAGTTCATGGGAGCTCCACTAGGGCTGTAATGTAGTGCCCGCCTGGGCACCCAGGCCCttgttctcctctctgctggctcAGAGAAGGACCTGAGCTTGTCCTGACTAAAAGcgacagagctgctgccctgctgacaGGCTGGGTCCAAGCCAGGATGCTGCGAGGGGCAGCGGCTCCCACCCGGGATCCCGGCTGCTGCCCTGAGGCTGCCCGAGCCGGGCCCTGGCTAGGGGAGcggagcagctcctctgcctggagCCACGGTccggctgctgctgtggctcaaGGCTGTtgccctgagctctgctgtttgGCAAAGAGggcaaagaaacacagcagggaTGCTTGTGGGAGTCCTTGGCGTGTTGGGTCTCGTCCTGCTCCCAGGGGATAGAGCCAAGCCTGGGGCTGACCCTAACTGGCTCTCTCCCACTTGCGCAGGCAATGGGAACTGCAGCATGGAAGGAATTTCATGCCAGGAACACCGAAGCGGGCTGTGCAGACCGAGGAAGGTGAGTGGAGGTGGggcccagctctgtgctgggcttgGAAGGGCCACTGGTGCgggccagcagcaggacaggaggtAGCTCAGGGGAGCAAGTGGGATCAGCTTGAGGTGTCCTCTGGAAACTAGGAATGTGCTGGTCCTGAGGCAGTGGCGTTTGTGCTGGCCTCAGCGACTGCCCTAAAGGAATTTCCTGGTGCTAATTGAGGGGCGCTGACAGATGCCTGGGAGCTGGTCTGCAGGGGGGAACACCAGCCTCCAAGCCAGCATGGGTCCGGATGTCAGCCTTAGAGCAAGATCTGCTGTGGTACAAGTAGCACCCTGCTCAACTTCCAGGCTGAGCTCATTCCAGCGCTTCCTCAGctaaaagagagaggaaatccCGTGTGCCCATCGCTGAGAGGGTCCCGTGGCACAGTGCTAGATGTGGCCCACGTGTGGCAGTTTGTGTGGTTTGTGGTTCGGGTGGGCAGCGTGCAAGGACCGTCtgtggaggtgggaaggggccGCTGGCCCGTGGAGCCCCAGCAGGCTCCTGTGACAGCTTCCCCGCGGATCTCTCAtgggcagctgctgccccagggcaccGCAGCCTTGTCCACGGCTTAAGGCCGTGTCCCTGGCTCTGCCCTCCAAGATGGTCAtccagagaggagtgagaaggGACAAGCCCCTGGGTACAGGACAAACGCCTCTGGTGGGAGCTGCTCCTGACTTGTCTCCTCCTGTAGCTGTCAAGAGGACTGAGCAGAAGAGGCAGGAGTCCCCAAGCCCACCACCATCACCGGGAAACGGAAGGCCACGCAAGAGGAGCATCTGCCTGCTGGTGCCTTGGAATAATGAACCCCTGGTGCTGGTACGTCGCTGTCTCGCAGCCTCTTTTGCCCTCCTCTGGGGATAGAATGTGCTCAGCGCAattcctgcagggctgggggcaggctGACCTGCCTGCCTTGGGGCAGGAGGTCTCGTCCTTGGCTGAGCGGGAAGTGACgctctcccctgccccagtgtgtgctgggctgtgcgTGACCGTGCTGCCTGCTGCCGGAGCAGCGATTGGCCCGGGCAAGGCTGCCGTGCCCTCAGGGCCAAGGCGGGGGCCAAAACGAATGGGGACCGGAGCTGTGCGCTAGCTGGGGCAGAACCACGGGCTTCATGGGTCTGGCGCCAGCCTGCTTCCACACCTCCTTCAGAGCGGCTCTGCCGGCTTCCCTGAGAAAGAACTAAGCTACTGCTCTCTCTTGGCAGCCCCCTGCGCCTGACCCGGGTTACCCCATCACGCCGGAGATCATcgaggaggagaggaaggcagcacAAGAGCGCTTGCGTCGGCTCTTGGGGCATAAGTCTGGTAAGGGCAGACTGGGAACGCGAAGGGCACggcaaggaggagaaagcaaggGCCcgggctggcagggcagtggggtGTCTGCGTAGTGCAGGCTGAGGAAGCTCCTGGgccagtgctgcctgctccttggGTCTGAAGCTCTTTGAGACTTGTGAAGGCTCGGGCGGGAGACCTCGTGCCCCGGAGTCCCCTGCGTGATGGGCGAGGTTCCCCAGGGCCGGAGCTGTGAGATGTTCATGCTGGGAGGCTCTGCTCAGGGGTAGTCCTATAGAGCAAGTTGAGGGTCCCGATTTcttgctgcctcccagcagaTGTGGTCCCCAGCACCAGTGGGGAAGATGCGTCCCTGGGCACAGCCATCGCCCAGGGCTCCTCTGGCACCAGCCATACAGAGGCAGCGTTTTCGACCATGCCATCACCCCACATTTCTGGGCTGGCTGCTTCCACCACCAACGGCCATATGCACATCAGCCAGCCCAGAAGCAGGAGCCCGCCCGTGTTAGGAGGTGAGTCGGGGCGCACAGGGCTTCTCCAGGGGTGAAGGGCAGGGCTAGGTtgaggcagcagctttcctgccagACCTGGCTGAGCTCCCCAGGCTTGGGCTGTGCAGAGCCTtgccatgggaagggaaggtTCTCCCATCACTCCCTGCCCCACTTCCCAGCcctggggggtggaggggaacCCCAAATGCCGCTCCTTGCCCCCTCTGGATCCTCTGCATTCATCAGCTCCTGCAGGTACTGCCAGCTGCCCAAAGCCAGGCTCTTCCTTCTTTGCTGACCGCGGCTCACCGAGTTGTGTTGTTTTCCAGGAACTCCTGCGCCCTTCTTTGGCCAGCGCCCCTCAGGCCTTGGAAGAGTCATCGCTTCCTCTGGCAGAGAGGGAGTTGGTGCTTCAGCCTTGAGGAGCTGACGGCTCGTGTTGTGCCCTTGGGCTGGGGGATGGCGGAagggccaggctgtgctgtcGGAGCCGGCTTGGGTGGTAcctgctgagctctggggaTGAAAACCTTTCATTCCCCTTGGGATAGGGATTGTGGCAGCCCCTGTGCCAGCTCAGAGTGTGGCTGCAGACGCCTGATCAACTTTTGTGCTTCCAGGTTCGTCCACCCGCGCCTCGTGCACCCCGGCAGGAACCAGGACCCAGGGAACTTTCAAGCGGCAAAaggcacgtgtgtgtgtgtcggGTGGTGCctaaattgcagaaaaaaacacaaatattgCAATCTTCTTTAATGGAAtcacactttatttttagatttgaGTGTTACAGCATCACCTTCCTTCTGAAATATGATGTACATGGATGTGACTAAACCtgttctctttggttttttgttcgTCCCCCAGGAGGAGGACCGCTCCGACGCCAAGTGGCCGTTTGGACCTCCAGCAGCAAAACGTCGGCAGCTGTGACATCTATTGAAGATTTTAGTGTTCTATGTTTGCTCTTGACTTGTTCTAATATTCTTGTTCCACTGTTGATCTTTTGTTGTTACAATGTAGTTCTTTTGTTGTGACAATGTAGTTCTTTTGTTGTTCTAATATAGTTCtactattatttttacaaacattttaatgtgttttagtattttttaactGCCAATATCCaattcccaccccccccccaccgcaTCCCCCCATCCCCTCTTTTTATGCCCCCACATAAAATAAAGAGTCTGTGTTCACATCTGCCTTCCTCGTGTTTGATTCCTGAGCCAGGGCACAGAGTGCCGCTTTCCAGCACCCTCTGCTTCTGGGTACTTGCTTCCCCTGTCCAAACACAGCTGTGTGGTTGAACAACAGTTAGTGTTATTACAactctttattattattagttcaCTAGTTTTCCTCCACTTTGCCTCTGCTTCGAGCAGTGGCAAATTCAGGGCAAGATTACACAAACATGCTGGAAAGGACAGCGGAGAGAGAGAACCTCTGCTCTGGGTCATCCCTACAGTAGTACTAAAAGCAGGGTACCTCCAGGGCTGTTTGGATTCTGCTCTGCCTATGGCCAAATAGCTGCTTCTTACGCAGAACCACCAAACTCTTTTGTCATGGAGGCTAATTTCCTGATCACAATTGTGCTATATGAAAACTGCTTTAGAGACAGTGCCTTGCTGGAAACCACTTAGTTCACATGTTTCATCCTGCTTCCCCATTCCTCATCTTGTGatgtgagaaatgaaatggagcTTCTAAACCCAGCTGCTGGCGCTGGGTTAGTTTCATGAGACCAACCGGTAAGTGGGTACGACGCATTGCTGGGTGTTTCCACCAACCCTCCCATGGTTGCTAGGTGTCAAGAAGCTTAATTTCAGAGCTGAAGTTCAAGGAGAAGCAATGACCTATCTGATAAGCAAGCTGAGCTGGTGGAGTTCGGGAGCAGATGCACAGTTTGGCTTCCGAATGCAGGACCTGCTTTTTGAGAGCTGGAGACCTTCCGGTGGCTGTCAAATGGACACGCTGTGGTTTGTATTGAGTCCGTGTTTCCCGTGGGGAGTCTCCAGCCCAGCGCAGCCCAGcccaggggcaggcagcagggagccctTGGGGATGCTCTGGAGGCACCTCTGAGATCAGAGGACAGTGAACAGCCAGGGCCAGGTCGGCTGCCCCATCGTCAAGTGCCCCCTCTGACTGCAGATGCTCCccatggtgctgcagcaccTGGTTTGTGGAGGGTCAAGGACAGACCCTTGGCAACGTCAGCCAGAGGAGGCTTTACGCCCTCGAGCAGAGGTGGATGGGCTGAAGGAAACACCTACGGTGCTCTCCAAGCccagggatggcagcagcattCTCTGTATGGCTGGCAGAGGACAGGCGGGGAAGCTGGGGGCAAGGGGCATGCAGGATAGAtgcagcaggcacaggctgcATGTGCCAGAGCTCCTGCCCTTGCAATGCTCTTTCCTTTCAGTCACCTGCAGCTCCCTTGGAATCTGCCCCCAAAAGGCTCCCTTGAGCAGCCCCCCGAGGACCTCAGGGCTACAGCTGTGCCCACTGCATGGCAGCACTGGCCATGGGGAATGGGGAAACCATTGGGCTGGAGATGGAGCCCTGCCTCCCACTAGGAGAGCGTGAGCGTCCCTTGCAAAGCCCCTCTGAAAcggcagcacagcagcagcatcctcctctgcccccagctctgagcagcaaGACCTGAAGGAACATGAGGGCTGCACGTCTCAATACAACACATTTGTCCCCAGCAAGGGCACTCTAGATTACAGTGGGTGCCAGTGCTGGGCTGTCCCCTGGGAGCTCAGGAGGAGCCCGCGATGCCCTTATTAGCTGTAGAGACCAAAGCTTGCTCTGGCTGCATTAAAACCCAATCCAGTTCTAAGCACAGCTTTCCCCTGAATCTCAGCTGCGGCGCTTGGCAGCTGCTGAGATCAGAAACCTGGTCATTTGCATTTGGTTTGTGATTTTCCATGGGGATTCTGTGTGTGCCCCCACTCCCTCCCGGGGAGTTcgctgcccctgccctgccctgggagTGACATGTGGGTCACGGAAGCTCCTGGGATCCACTGGTTCAGGCCTGGGCAGCAGCCCTGGTTCCTCCTCGCTGACAACTGGTGCGCTGAGACCGAAATTCCGGCTAAAAGAACTCTCTAAGTCTCGATGTGGAGTTTTAGCAATTgggcattctttattgcagcactgcGTGCATGGGGCCACCCTGCACATCAGCTCTGTCGTGTGCTGTGGGGGGGACGAGGACCTGGTCCCTGCTCAGCCCCGAGGAGCAGCGGTGGCTTTGGCGTCCTCAGCAGCCTGCTCCCTCTCTGGCGAGGTGATGCTGCAGGGCGGCCGTGCAGACAGccctgccctcctcagctgggctgcagggtCCCCTCGGCAGGGCCATGGCACAggggtccctgctgctgggtggcCCGTGGGGGTCATGGCCAGGGAGATGCTCAGGGGGATCGTGTTCTGTGTGGTCCTTGTCATCGTCCCTGCCATGGTGCCTGCCCGGCAGgacacagcagggctgtggcagctgcaggcacagaggagCGGGTGGGATAAGGACACGGGTGGCACAGGGACGGGGCCTCCAGGAGGTGGCAGTTTCTGGCCCCGCCCCCCCAGCAGCGGCTCCGCCCCCCGCGCGCGGCTCCCGCGGTGCATTCCGGGCCGGCGGCCCTTTACCGCGGTGCTCCTCGGCGATGGCGGTGCCGGGCCCGCGCGCGGACCGCTGGCCGCCGGCCTTGGCCGTGGCGCTGGCCGTGGCGCTGGcctgcctggtgctgcagggatCGCTTCTGGGCGCGGCGCTGGGCGCGGCGGGGGCCTGGTGTGCCAtgcggcccggcccgcccgccccgcgcctgACCGCCACGCACCCGCCCGTACGGCGCTCGCAGGGCAAAACAGCCGCTAACGGCGGCCCGGCCGCAGGCACCGGCCGTGCTGAGAGCACCCTGTCCCGCCGCTACTGCCTCGGGTGAGCGCGGGGGGAGGGCGGGATCGGATCCTCCCGCCTCTAACGGCGGCGCTGACCTTTGTGTCCCCGCAGGGCCCCGCCGCAGACCGTGCGCCGCCGGTACCCGCTGCCGCCGGACCGGAGCCCCGGGACGGTTTTCCTGCCGGTCCGCTGGGACAGTCCGGTGCCCAGGGGCTCGCCATGGGCCCGCcgcccagccccgctccgcAGCCCTGTGACTGTTAAGGTCGCCGGCCTGTCTCACTCTCCTGCGTGAGTACGGGGACGGGGGAAACCGGGCCCGGGCCCGCGGCGTGCGCGGGCAGCGCCGGCAGAACTTCACCTTGATGGGACCGAATAGCGGGGATCCGGCCTTGGGCCCCTGGCCCCGGAGCAGCTCCCGCGGCTGCAACCCGGTTGTGTGCAACCCCAACCCCCCGGGGAGGCTGCGCTGGGAGCCCGGCCCCCTGTATGGGGGGAAAACCAGGCCCCAGAGAGGGATCTCTCTCTATGGGTCACAGCTCGCGTGATGCTCtgcactgctttgctttgatcCACAGCCTGACACAACAGATCTTAGCCAGGAACTTCCAGGACAAAAGCAGCCCAGACCCCTGCGCCAAAGAGACGGTGCTCAGTGCCATCAAGGAGTGCAGGAAGAGGCCCTTGCAGCAGGAGGACGACCAGGCTTTGGGAAGTGATCATGAGAACAAGAGGAGGTAATGAGCCAGCAGTCCAGGTCACTGCCAGTGAGTTGGGAAGGTGGTAAATGGGGTTAGTGCTTCAGTATTGACAAACGGGATGTGACCAGGAGTGGGTGGAAAAGTGCTGCTGAAAGTGTACTGCAGAGGGAAGCACAGCCCGTCACCTGGGCCTCTGGGCTGTGTCGGGAAGTCCTCCGAGACTTCGTTTTGCCCTTGAGATTAAAGGGATGTGGTCTAGGTTTTTGTCTGGGCAAGCTCGTGGGTCAGGCGTGTTTCCCTGCATTGCTGGGGGTGGGAGAGGCTGGGATGTGGTTTGGGGGGAAGTGGCTTCTGTCATCACAGGGATTCACAGACTGGGGAAACGTGCTGGGAAATGCTGGGATGCGCTGTAGGCTCATGGTCTCCATCCTTCAGTCAGCCCCAGGCTTCCAGGAGAGATGAGATCCCTGCGTCTTACTTCCTCAGGTGGAAGCAGCACCCTTTAAGCAATCCATGTGTTTCCTTTCTGCGCTACAGCTAGCAAGAGGAGGTACAAACACAAGGATAAACAAGACAGACTATCTTCTGTTTTTGGTAGTCCAGTTCAGCGACTTCCAGCTCTGAACCCAAAGAAATGAGGCCTAGTGTCTTTCCCAGTGCTCTGAGAAGAAGAAGGTGTAAATCCTGGGTGCCAAGGTCTGCAGAGCCCTTCTCTCTGCCCAGGCATGGCACTGCCTCGCCATTCTCCCCTCCTGGTTTTAATCCTTGTGGATGTGAAGGCCGTTCGCCTCATGCGCCTTGTATGCTGGGGCCGCCgcctgggctggagcaggggaacTGCAGGAGAAACTGCAGAAGAGCGGCTTGGTCAGTGCCCGGTGCATTGTCCTGCGTGCtgcactggggctgctgctggagcgGCCCAGAGAGCGCAGCAGGACAAGCGGCGGTGCGCAGGGCTCCCTGTGtggcaggacctgcccttctcTCCTCCGCCGCCGAGCTTCCCTCTGCCTTTGAACCCTTGGCTTGGGGAAtctgcagcctgcaggagcCGAGCAGGACAGCGACAGGATGGGTGCACAGACAGCAtcagcttggggttttttattttatttcatttctttcaacGTGCCAATGCACAGCTCTCCACAAAAGCCAGTTTTGAAGGCATTGATGTCTGGCAAGCATGAAGAATGCTTTTAGGCAGCAAATCCTGCAACCTTTGAGGGCGGAAAGAAGCCAGAGTCACCGGGAGGGTGCAGGATCGCCCATGCGCTGGGACCAGTGTGCTCAGAGCTCTAGGGAAGCACTTGGGCTAAGTGACAGGGCAGATCGTGCGCCTTCAGCCCAGCTTCACAGCAGGTTTGCTGTAGGGTAGGACTTTCAGACTTCAGCTCTTCACTGAGTCATGGTGGGAATGGGATTCAGTTTCTGACTCCCAACATTCTGGGGCACTGTTTAGGAAGAGGTCAGAAGTATGAGTTTCAGAGCTCAGGTCTGTTCCAGAAACGAGCTGCTTAGtctctctgaaatattttggcttaaaataatggatttgaccagcaggaagctggaaaaaagcaaGGTTTGTGCTTTCCAGTGCTGAGGCCACCTGGAAAGGGGTCCTCTCCCCGGGCTGGgagggcagctcctgctctgctgcctccacGCTACCAGACTTGTACCCTCTCTCCCACAGGCGCTGTGTCAGCAGTGAAACTGGGCAGTTGGCTATAAAGACACCAGAAGCCAACGGTGCCCCCGCCTCTCTTGTACCAAAGTAAGTGCCCATTGGGCCAAAAGCAGCTCTTGTGAGCTGGGGGTGGGGAGTCCAAAAGCCTGTGGGTTCTGGGAAAGGTGCTTGCCTTTGGCTTGGGGAGCCCAGCTTTGGAGAGAGCACAAGAGCCTGTGGCTGTGCCTTTGGTCTGTCACCCTGAGCGCAGGCGGTGGCTGtaaggctctgctgctgctgaggcttGTTTCCAAGCCgtgtgctgtgagcaggagagGGGTTGCTTTCCTCCACCCACCCTGCGCTGAAAGGACCTGTGGGGAACTCATAAAATCTACTTTAACCTCCCCCAGGCCTGAGGCTATGAAGAGGGACCTTGACTCACACCACCCAGAGGAGTGCTCAAAATCACACATCTCTTCTCCCAGCAAAACATACACTGCAGGGATCCTCGGTTCTGAGCGCAATGCCATCGCCAGCTCCTACAGCTCGAGCCGGGGACTCCCACAGGTAGGAAATGTCCTGCCGAAGGCAGCGCCACAGCCCAGTGCgcagctcttttcctttccccactcTGCCCTGGCCAGTCTGCTGGGGGGATCCATCCGGGCAAAGGGAAAGACAAAatctctttgctgtgctgacaccttttcagctggaggcagcagcacgtGTGGGAGCCCTGTGTTCCCACTTTGACGTGGgtctcctcagcagctgctgggctggaatAAAACATATATACTGGGCTGGGCTTGCAGATGTGACAGTGGGACGTAGTCATGCCTAATGGAGCTCTGCATCTGTGCAGGGAAAGGTTTTCTGCAGGATGGATCAGTAGGGAAGGGATTGCTCTGGCTGGGCCGGCAGCACCCTCCCTCCCTGTTGCCTCCGCCATAAAGAGGCTGGAGGCCGCTTGCTCCCAGAGTGGATTCAGTTTGGGGTGCTCAGACTTTGCCCTCCATGGTTGCTGTGGAGGGAAGTTGAGCAGTGTTGAAGCAAAAGAGGCTCTGGGCTCAGTAGCCAGCACCTGGGAGCTGGGATTTactctgcagtgagcaggagAACAGGAGGCTGTGCTCCCCTGAACCAAATTAGTTACTACTGGTCTCTCTGTGTTGCAGGTGAAGAGAAGGTGTGTGAGTGTGTCCCCACAGTTCagcacagcatcctcctgctgTGAGATGCCAGAGTGGCCTCTTAAGAAAGGAAGGTAACGTACAGCTCATTCGGCAAGAGCCCGCTTGTCGATGCCAGCCGGGAAGAAAGCAGTCACCTTCCCAGCCCTCGCAGTGCCCAAGTCCTGCTCTCCGCTGGAGCCGGGCCACTCCAGGCCCCTGAGGCATGGCTGCTGGGTCACCCAGCTGTGGGGAAGCCCTGTTGTTGTGTCCAGCAGCACCCATGCCACCTTGTTGCACTGAGGTCCTGGTGGCGGCGCTGACGTGcaccatccctgccctgctcccaggccGGCTTAGAGCTTGAAGGGCTCAGATCGCTGCAGCGGTGACATTGCCGTGTGGCACTGGCGTGTCCTGGGTCCGGCTGGTTGCCGAAACGCTGAAAGGAGATGGCCCCCAATTTTTGCCATCTGCTCAAAAGCAGTTCATGGGAGCTCCACTAGGGCTGCCATGTAGTGCCCGCCTGGGCACCCAGGCCCttgttctcctctctgctggctcAGAGAAGGACCTGAGCTTGTCCTGACTAAAAGcgacagagctgctgccctgctgacaGGCTGGGTGCAAGCCAGGACGCTGCGTGGGGCAGCGGCTCCCACCCGGGA includes:
- the LOC115601897 gene encoding uncharacterized protein LOC115601897 yields the protein MALPSPWRCPWRWPAALPLALAVMLTCLAQGSLLGAVLGAGGAWCAVRSRPPARRPPARRSPARFLPPRRPPPLLLPPYRPSLIARFPPPWLQVYYRLRAKRAGNCGLAAGAGLSVSTLSRGNCLGAPLQTVRRQDPLPPHRSPGTVFPTEKWMCMRTSPQRIAGSCFDVPLWKGRQWELQHGRNFMPGTPKRAVQTEEAVKRTEQKRQESPSPPPSPGNGRPRKRSICLLVPWNNEPLVLPPAPDPGYPITPEIIEEERKAAQERLRRLLGHKSADVVPSTSGEDASLGTAIAQGSSGTSHTEAAFSTMPSPHISGLAASTTNGHMHISQPRSRSPPVLGGSSTRASCTPAGTRTQGTFKRQKEEDRSDAKWPFGPPAAKRRQL